The Brassica napus cultivar Da-Ae chromosome C7, Da-Ae, whole genome shotgun sequence genomic interval aatgttttatcaaaagtcacaaacttagggtttagagttaaatggtgggatttaggatttagagtttagggtttagggtttagagtttagggtttagggtttagggtttagagtttagggtttagagtttagggtttagggtttagagtttagagttgagaaatgaggttttggggataagatttcaaattttgaaaaataaaaaaattaaaattttcaaaagataaaatgctattttggtcattttagtttttgaaagctatttttgtgatataaacttagaaatgtgctattctGAAGATTTGTCCATAAAATATACGAACCCAGAATATCActagtttaaatatataactctcGGTCTTCACAACTTcgtatatattacatttaacgTAGCGGCGGAGCTCACATACAGAGTGTGCCCTAAATTTTTGCCGGGGAAGAATAAAAGTTTTCTTTTCGAATTTGCGGCGAGGGTATAGCGATGTCGTACGACGATGTAGAGATAGAGGATATGGAGTGGAACGAAGAGATTCAAGCGTACACGTATCCTTGCCCCTGTGGCGATTTATTCCAGATCACGAAGGAGGATCTACGTCTAGGCGAGGAGATCGCCAATTGCCCGAGCTGCTCCCTCTATATCACCGTCATCTACAACATGGAGGATTTTCAGAACGATACGAAGAAGAATAACGAATCCAAGAGTCGTCAAGCCGTCGCCGTCGCGTGAGGTGAATCTCCCAAATTTGATTTCAGATTCAATACTTTCTGCCTAGACGAAACTGGGTTTTTGAAACTAACTTTGATTGAATGGTTGAGAGGTAGATTTGATTGTAATCTGTTTTCATGCTTAAGCTTagtacttgtttttgtcgtctCTTGTTGTGTTTGAGCTGGAAGAAGATAAAGCTATTTACTTTCTTGAGCTTTATAAAATACACAAATGACTAATCTGTGTCTTTCTGAATCCTTCTCTAAGTGGAAAAACCTTTGAAACCTGAATGATTGTTTCCTTTTCTGGAATATTTGTTGCTTTGGATTTGATGAGGATCGAAACTGTTGTTACGAGACTTGTTGGATGTTAGCAAGTTCTCAGTCTTACCCAAAGTTGGGTCGAAAAGCAATATTGAATGTATCTTTGGAGTTGCGATTCAAAATAGTGTTTGTGCGCTTTTAGTTTTGTTTGCGAGATTAGAGAATTAAGTATTTTGTGCGGGCTATGGACGGGATGACCAAATGTACAGGCTTAGAGGCGTCAACTGGGCGGCAGGCTTAGAGGTGTCAACTGGGCGGGCTGACCATGGGCTAGCCCAGTCTAATTCAT includes:
- the LOC106445621 gene encoding diphthamide biosynthesis protein 3 — protein: MSYDDVEIEDMEWNEEIQAYTYPCPCGDLFQITKEDLRLGEEIANCPSCSLYITVIYNMEDFQNDTKKNNESKSRQAVAVA